A stretch of DNA from Deinococcota bacterium:
CCCATGAACTGGCGGCGCGCTGCCAGGGTTCACCTCGCTGATTGTCTCGAGGATACCATGCCTGCGCGTGTCATCGTCCAGGCATCAGGTGTGATCCGAAGCCTTTTTGGCGCGCTGTGGTGGAGGGCGGGACCGGCCCTTCGGCGCTCGCGGATCGGCGCGGCGCCCGCCCGGATTGCGGGCGTATCGGCCACGCCGCCGACGCGCCTACTGCAAGCACTGCGGCTCGAGGCGACGGCTGGATGAGCTACCGGAGACATGGGCTAGGAAAGCTTGCGCCTGTCCAGATAGCGCATCACCCAGGTGGCGCTCGCGCCGTGAACAACCATCGAAACGAGGATCACAAAACTCACCGTGGACCAGAGGAGGCCCGTGCTGTGAAAGCCTTCGTGATTGAGGGCGTAGGCGAGGTAGTAGAGCGAGCCTATTCCGCGGATGCCGAAAAAGCTGACGGCGTAGAGCTCACGCCGGGGCCGGTCCAGGCGCAGCAGGGAAAGGTAGCCGGTAAGCGGTCGCAACACCAAGATGATCACCACCCCCACGACCGCCGCCTGCCAGGTGAGGCTCCCCAGGAGCCCCCCGGCAAGGAGTCCTCCGAACAAGATCAGCATGAGGGTCATGAGCAGCCGTTCGATGCCCTCGGAGAAGTCGTGGAGTTCCTCGTGATATCTGTGGTTGCGCTCGAACTGCCGCATGACCAGCGCGGCGATAAAGACTGCCAGGAAGCCGTAGCCATGAAGGAGCTCGGTCAGGCCGTAGGCGAGGAAGGTGATGGCAAGGACCACGAAGCCGTCGCGCGCCGAGCGGGTGTGGGAGGCGGCGACCCGGAAGAACAAGTAGGCCAGCCCGTAACCCACGGCGAAGCCGGCCACCGTTCCTACCCCCAGCTTGTAGAGAACGTCCACCTGGAGCCACTCGAGAAACCAGCCGCTGCTGGCGCCAGCCGCGGCCATGGCGATGGCCAGGTTGGTGAAGGGAAAGGCGAGCCCGTCGTTTAGACCGGCTTCAGACGTCAGGGCGAAGCGCACCTCGCCTTCCTTCTCCTCATGCGGGGCGCCTACTTGCACGTCGGAAGCGAGCACCGGATCGGTCGGCGCGAGCACCGCCCCGAGCAAGACCGCCGAGGCGGGCGCCAGCCCCAGCGCCCACCAGCCGAGCAGGGCCACCGCGGCGATGCAGAGCGGCATACCGATGGCCAGGAGGCGCCAGGTGAGCGCCCAGCCCTTCCAGCCCACCGGCCGGCTGAGTTTCAGCCCTGCGCCGGTCAAGGCGACGATCACGATGAGCTCCGTGAAGCGCTCGGTGAAGTACCCGCTCTCCAAGGGGTTGGGGAGGATGCTTTTGAGAGGCAGGGTGAAGAGGAGTACGCCGACGAGCACGTAGAGGATCGGAAACGACAAGGGCGCGTCGTCCACCAAACGCGGCAGCCAGGCGGTGCCCAAGAAGGCCAGACCCATCAGGGTGAGGATGACGATGTAGGTGTCCACAACCCCAGCAGAGCACGGCCTGAGCGGAAAAACCTGGTGGTTTCATACTCTGGTGGTTTCATACCGGCGTCCGCCGCGCTCCATATCACCTCAACCCTTTTCCGTCTCGCGGCCCGTCCTTGTGCTACCGGACTCTGACGCGCGCGTGTTAGCCTGCCAAGCGTGCGCCACCAAGAGACGCCTCCTGCCTCGCCGCTCGTGCTCATCCTCGTCGACGGGGTGAGCGCCGACACCTTCGCCCGGCAGCGCGCGCGGCTGCCGCACCTCGCTTCGCTGACCGAACGGGGGCTGGTGGTCGAGCGGCTTGGCAGCGTCACCCCCGGCACCTCCTTGCCCGGCCGCGTCACCATGCTGACCGGCACCCCCTGCCCTTCGCACGGGGTGTGGGGCAACGTCATCTGGGACGGGACGCGCTTTCGCTACGCCAACCCAGACGACGTTCTAGACCCCACGCTCGCCGCGCGGGCCGTGGCCGCCGGCTTGGACGTCGCCGTGCTCGGCTACGGCATGATCCGGCCCGAGGACGCGTCGGTCTTCCACCACGCCTGGTGGGCGAACGAGATGCTCCAGCGCGCCCGCGACGAGGCGCCCATCCCCGCCGACGAGGGCTGGCTGCGGACCAGCCGCCACCAGGACGCTAGCGGCCGCCTCGCCGCGCTCCACGCCCGCGGTTTTCCGGAAGCGGTTCCCAACGCCTATGCGGAGGGTGCGCTCCACTACTTCGCGAGCGAGCTCGCGGGCGACGAAGCGATGCTCGCCTGGACGGCCGGCCTGCTGACCGAGGCCAGGCCGCCCGACCTCGTCCTCACCGAGATCCTCACGCCCGACACCGTCCAGCACCGGAGCGGCTACGGGAGCCTCTTCGCGCACTGGGCCATCAGTTACGCCGACGCACTCATCGGCAGTCTGCTCGAGCGGCTGCGCCGCGCCGGGCGCCTGGGCGAGGTCACGCTGGCCGTCATGAGTGACCACGGGCACGCGCCCGTGACCCAGGCTCTCCATCCCGACGTGATCGTCCCGGGCGCAAGGCACCAGTGCGAGGGGGCGTTCCTGCACGTCGCGCCCGAGAACCGAGCTGACCTGGAGCGCATCACCGCGCGGCTGGCGGCGCACGGGGCGGCGCGCCTCCCCGGCGACCACCTGCCGCCCGAGGTGCGCGGGACGGTCGTCGCCTTCGTGGCGCCGGACGGCTCGAGCTTCGAGCCCTGGCGGGGCGAGGACGGCGCGAAGCCGCGCCCGGCGGGTCCGCCCCGCTACCTCTCGAGCCACGGCTTTCGGCCGGGCCACCCCGGCGATGACCGCTTCGCCGTCTTCGCCGGGCCGGGGGTGCCGGAGGGCAGCCTCGCCTCGGCCGGGCCGCTCGCGGTCGCGCCGACCCTGGCGGGGCTCCTCGGCCTTCCGCTGACGCCCTATCCCGCGCGACCTCTCTTCTGATGATCCACTCTTCTGATGCTCCTGATCGATAATGAGGGCCCTGACAAGCTCATGACAGTCGCATGATGTGCTGGTACAAAGACCTGTACCATCCCTGAGCCCGCGCCAGTGCACCACCCTCAGCCCCTAGCCCTTTCGTGGAGGATTTCGTGGAGGAAAGGTATGACCCGACCCAAACCAAGCTTGCTGATGCTCGCGCTCTTTGCCACCCTGGTCTGGGCCACCGCCCAGGCCACCGCCCAGAGCCAGCCCCCCCAGGGTGAGCTCGTGGTGTCGCTGTCGAGCGACCCCACCTCGCTCTTCTTGCCCCGCGCCGCCGATCGCACCGCCGCCAACACCGCCTGGTCGCTCTACGACTCGCTGGTGTTCGTCGACGACGAGGGCGAGATCGTCGCCGCCCTGGCCGAGAGCTGGGACATCTCCGAGGACGACCGCACCTACACCTTCCGCCTGCGGCCCGGCGTCGTCTTCCATAACGGTGAACCCTTCACGGCCGAGTCGGTCGTCGCCACCTGGGAGACGGGCAGAGAGCCCAGCAACGACTACGCCCGCGTCTACGAGGAGGTCGTCGCCGTCGAGGCGGTAGACGAGCTGACGGT
This window harbors:
- a CDS encoding cation:proton antiporter, which produces MDTYIVILTLMGLAFLGTAWLPRLVDDAPLSFPILYVLVGVLLFTLPLKSILPNPLESGYFTERFTELIVIVALTGAGLKLSRPVGWKGWALTWRLLAIGMPLCIAAVALLGWWALGLAPASAVLLGAVLAPTDPVLASDVQVGAPHEEKEGEVRFALTSEAGLNDGLAFPFTNLAIAMAAAGASSGWFLEWLQVDVLYKLGVGTVAGFAVGYGLAYLFFRVAASHTRSARDGFVVLAITFLAYGLTELLHGYGFLAVFIAALVMRQFERNHRYHEELHDFSEGIERLLMTLMLILFGGLLAGGLLGSLTWQAAVVGVVIILVLRPLTGYLSLLRLDRPRRELYAVSFFGIRGIGSLYYLAYALNHEGFHSTGLLWSTVSFVILVSMVVHGASATWVMRYLDRRKLS
- a CDS encoding alkaline phosphatase family protein: MRHQETPPASPLVLILVDGVSADTFARQRARLPHLASLTERGLVVERLGSVTPGTSLPGRVTMLTGTPCPSHGVWGNVIWDGTRFRYANPDDVLDPTLAARAVAAGLDVAVLGYGMIRPEDASVFHHAWWANEMLQRARDEAPIPADEGWLRTSRHQDASGRLAALHARGFPEAVPNAYAEGALHYFASELAGDEAMLAWTAGLLTEARPPDLVLTEILTPDTVQHRSGYGSLFAHWAISYADALIGSLLERLRRAGRLGEVTLAVMSDHGHAPVTQALHPDVIVPGARHQCEGAFLHVAPENRADLERITARLAAHGAARLPGDHLPPEVRGTVVAFVAPDGSSFEPWRGEDGAKPRPAGPPRYLSSHGFRPGHPGDDRFAVFAGPGVPEGSLASAGPLAVAPTLAGLLGLPLTPYPARPLF